GCCGCGCCGACTACCACATCGTGCGGCCGTGGGCGGACGACGAGACGCTGTACCGCGCGGTGGGTGAGTACCTGTCCGCGTGGACGAGGGATCAGGAACCGAAATTCCAGCTGTTCCGCGTCGTCGCCCGAAAGGGCGACCGCCGTGTGCTGCAGCTGCGCGATGTGATGGCGCGCTTCAACCTGCCGTGCACGGTCTACCCGGCCGAGGAGAAGGCCGGACGGCGTCTGCTGAGGGAGGCCGGCATCGACGCGTCGCACCTGCCGGTGGTGATCCGCCATGACGGCCAGGCGTTCATCGATCCGAGCCTGCCCGATCTCGCGCGCGCGCTCGGGGTCAGCGTCACGAACGACATGGATGTCTCCGACGTCACCATCGTCGGTGCCGGGCCGGCCGGCCTGACGGCGGCCGTCTACGCCGCGTCCGAAGGACTGGACACCGTGCTGCTCGAAAAGGCCATCTCAGGTGGGCAGGCCGGGACGAGCCCGATGATCAGGAACTATCCAGGGTTCCCCCACGGCATTGCCGGCGGCGACCTCATGGAGCAGACCTGCGAACAGGCGTGGCTGATGGGAGCGCACATCGTCTTCGCGCAACAGGCGATCGCGCTCGAACGCCGCGGCGACCGGCCGGTGGTGCACATGCTGGACGGCTCCGAGGTCAGCGCACGCGCGGTATTGATCGCCACAGGTGCCGACTGGCGGCGGCTCGGCGTGCCGGGCCTGGAAGCCCTGGTCGGTTCCGGCGTGTTCTACGGCACGGCCGTGGGCGAGAGCCGCGCGATGCGAGACCAGGACGTCTTCATCGTCGGCGCCGGGAACTCGGCCGGCCAGGCCGCGATGCATCTGGCCAAGCACGCTCGCACGGTCACCTTGGTGGTTCGGGGCGACAGCCTCGCGAAGTCAGCGTCGGCCTATCTGGTGCGTGCCATCGAGGCGACGCCGAACATCATCGTCCGCCATCGGACGGAGGTGGTCGACGGTGGCGGCGATGAGCGCCTGGAACACCTGACGCTCGGGGATCGCACGGCGGGCACCGTCGAGCGGGTTCCGGCAGCCGCACTGTTCATCATGATCGGCGGTGAACCGCACACGCAGTGGCTCCCGGACAGCATGGCGCGAGATGGGCAGGGCTACCTGGTGACCGGGCGCGAGATCCGCGAGGAATCCCCGGCGGGGTGGCCACTCGACAGAGACCCCATGCCGCTGGAGACGAGCGTGCCCGGTGTATTTGCGGCGGGAGACGTACGGAAGGGCTCGATCAAGCGTGTCGCCTCGGCGGTGGGCGACGGAGCCACGGCCGTTCGCCTGGTGCACGAGTACCTGGGCGGCTGAGCCGACTCGTGCTTCGCGTCATCCGGCACTGAAGCCGGCCTCATAACGTAGAGCCGACCGCCCAGCCCTGTGCCGACTGCTTTCGCCCCGGCCAGGATGACCAGTGAGCCCGCGGCTGAGGCGTCGGTTCGTGTCCCGGGAACCCACGGTGGCCGGCACTCGTTGAGAGGGGTGAGTCGGTCGCTGTGACCCGTGGGCCCTGGAAGGGCCCGTTATGTCCGGAGAGCCCGCGGTGACTGACGTGCGCGCGGTGTGCGCGCCGAGACCCTCTGAAGAGTCGGCCTGCTTTGCTGCCCGGATGGTGCCCTCCGACAGGGCGTTTTCTCCCGGTAGCGAGCGCCGCTTAGTACGGGGCGATGGATCAAGGTCGTTCCTGACCACTACGGCCGTCAGTGCCGACCGCATCCGACACCCCTTGAGGGAGCTCGTTCCATGGATTCGCAGACCGTTATTCACCCTCCCCCGCCTGAAATCCGACAAGAGGCGGGGAGTGACTTCTCCCGACTGTCGAGGAAGATTGCCGACGCCGGCCTGATGGGCCGACGCCCGGGCTACTACGCGGCCCGGATCGCGGCGGTCACTGCCCTCTACGTCTGCGGGTGGATCGCGTTCGTCCTCGTCGGCGACAGCTGGTGGACGCTCGCGGTGGCGGCGTTCCTCGCCGTCGTCTTCGGCCAGGTTGCGCTCCTCGCGCACGACGTGGCGCACCGGCAGGTGTTCCGGCTCCGCAAGGCCAGCGAACGAATCGGCCGTATCGCCGGAAACGCCGGTATCGGGATGGGCTACGGATGGTGGCAGGACAAGCACACGCGCCATCACGCCAACCCCAATCATGAGGAACTGGACCCCGACCTCATCCCCGACATCCTGGTCTGGTCGCAGAATCAGGCCCACGCCGCAAGAGGGCTGCCCCGTGTGCTCGGGCGCTTTCAGGCGTTCCTTTTCTTCCCTCTCCTCACTCTCGAGGGCTTCAACCTGCACCTGTCGGGTGTGAAGTCGCTGGCCGACCGCTCGCTGAAGAACCGCGTGGTGGAAGGAAGTCTGCTGTTCGCGCACTTCGCCCTCTACCTTGGGGCCCTGTTCCTGGTCCTGCCGCCCGGCATGGCCATTGCGTTCCTTGTGGTTCACCAGTGTCTGTTCGGGGTCTACCTGGGCTCGATCTTCGCCCCCAACCACAAGGGGATGCCGATCCTGACCGGCGACGACCGCCCCGACTTCCTGCGGCGCCAAGTGCTCACCTCACGCAATGTCCGCGGTGGATGGTTCACCGACGTCGCACTCGGCGGACTGAACTACCAGATCGAGCACCATCTGTTCCCAAGCATGCCCAGCCCGCATCTGCGCAGGGCACAGGCAATCGTCCGCCGCCACTGCCAGGACCTGGGAGTGAACTACCTGGAGACCAGCCTGATCACTTCCTACCGACAGGCCCTCGCCAGCCTCCACCAGGCCGGAGCGCCGATCCGGCACGCCGCCCCCGCCTAGACCCGCTCGACGTCGGCACCACGTCATGGGAAGCGCCGACAGACCGAGCGGGAACTGGGCAACGCGGATGGGGCAGCATCACCTCACGGAGTCACACGGTCTCCCGTGCGTACCGGGTCCGGTCCTTGACGTACGACTTGTGGGGTTGCTCCTTGCGGGGATGGCGCCTCGGCTCGAGGGTCACGGTCGCCGGCTCAGCCGTGGTGACGTTGCCACTGGCGTCCGTGGCGATGGCGATGAAGGTGTGCTTCCCGCTCCTGCTCGCCACATTCGCCGTGCACGCCCATTCCCCGGACTCGCTCACGGTGGCCGAGCAGATCTCGTACCCGCCTTCGGTGACGGTGATCCTGACACCGGCTTCACCAGTACCGGCGAACCTCAGCACGCAGCTCGAGCCCTTCCGTTCGACGTCATCACCCACACGCGTGCGGCAGCCCTTCAGGTGTGATCCGTCGGTGGGACTGGTGATGACCGGTGCCACGACGACCGCGATGGGAGCCGCATCCACCGCCCCCGTCAACTCCGTATCGGGCGAAGTTGCGTTCGCATCGATGGTGTACCTGCCGGGCACGGTGCTGACCGTGACGCCGAAGCTGATGGTGGCGCCGGCCCCCGGGGCCACTGTGAACGGGCCCTGCCAGGTCAGGGTCTGCCCGGAGATGGTCGGGTCATTTGTGG
This portion of the Streptomyces sp. NBC_01750 genome encodes:
- a CDS encoding FAD-dependent oxidoreductase, giving the protein MTWPVIFVVDRNPSSLGVVLSDLTRRFGRAFTVKGASSPEAALTAIQELARAEAPVALLLVDDSSVDVLTRAHELYPRAKRVLLVDRDYSSTSPAVQAIALGRADYHIVRPWADDETLYRAVGEYLSAWTRDQEPKFQLFRVVARKGDRRVLQLRDVMARFNLPCTVYPAEEKAGRRLLREAGIDASHLPVVIRHDGQAFIDPSLPDLARALGVSVTNDMDVSDVTIVGAGPAGLTAAVYAASEGLDTVLLEKAISGGQAGTSPMIRNYPGFPHGIAGGDLMEQTCEQAWLMGAHIVFAQQAIALERRGDRPVVHMLDGSEVSARAVLIATGADWRRLGVPGLEALVGSGVFYGTAVGESRAMRDQDVFIVGAGNSAGQAAMHLAKHARTVTLVVRGDSLAKSASAYLVRAIEATPNIIVRHRTEVVDGGGDERLEHLTLGDRTAGTVERVPAAALFIMIGGEPHTQWLPDSMARDGQGYLVTGREIREESPAGWPLDRDPMPLETSVPGVFAAGDVRKGSIKRVASAVGDGATAVRLVHEYLGG
- a CDS encoding fatty acid desaturase family protein; the protein is MDSQTVIHPPPPEIRQEAGSDFSRLSRKIADAGLMGRRPGYYAARIAAVTALYVCGWIAFVLVGDSWWTLAVAAFLAVVFGQVALLAHDVAHRQVFRLRKASERIGRIAGNAGIGMGYGWWQDKHTRHHANPNHEELDPDLIPDILVWSQNQAHAARGLPRVLGRFQAFLFFPLLTLEGFNLHLSGVKSLADRSLKNRVVEGSLLFAHFALYLGALFLVLPPGMAIAFLVVHQCLFGVYLGSIFAPNHKGMPILTGDDRPDFLRRQVLTSRNVRGGWFTDVALGGLNYQIEHHLFPSMPSPHLRRAQAIVRRHCQDLGVNYLETSLITSYRQALASLHQAGAPIRHAAPA